In Streptomyces sp. SID8374, one genomic interval encodes:
- the murD gene encoding UDP-N-acetylmuramoyl-L-alanine--D-glutamate ligase gives MGSQEVSTVDWQGKHVTVAGLGVSGIPAARALHERGALVTVVNDGDDERARAQAAELEALGITVRLGDGATLPPSTELVVTAPGWQPDKPLFLAAAEAGVDIWGDVELAWRLRGTNGRKAAPWLAVTGTNGKTTTVRMLASILEAAGLRTAAVGNIGVSLLDAVLGEQEYDVLAVELSSYQLHWAPSLRAHSAAVLNLAPDHLDWHGSMEAYAADKGRVYEGNTVACVYNAADPATEELVREADVEEGCRAIGFTLGTPGPSQLGVVDGILVDRAFVKNRQKQAQELAEVSDVNPPAPHNIANALAAAALARAFGVEPAAVRDGLRDFRPDAHRIEHVADIAEVAYVDDSKATNTHATEASLAAYDSIVWIAGGLAKGATFDELVTGAAKRLRGVVLMGADRALIHEALTRHAPEVPVVDLDRTDTGAMSEAVEHAARLARPGDTVLLAPACASMDMFTNYNKRGEAFADAVRARAETSA, from the coding sequence ATGGGCAGCCAAGAAGTGAGCACCGTGGACTGGCAGGGCAAGCACGTCACCGTCGCAGGACTCGGTGTCAGCGGCATCCCCGCGGCCCGCGCCCTGCACGAGCGCGGCGCGCTCGTCACCGTCGTCAACGACGGCGACGACGAGCGCGCCCGCGCGCAGGCGGCCGAACTGGAGGCGCTCGGCATCACCGTGCGCCTCGGCGACGGCGCCACCCTGCCGCCGTCCACGGAACTCGTCGTCACCGCCCCCGGCTGGCAGCCGGACAAGCCGCTCTTCCTGGCTGCCGCCGAGGCGGGCGTCGACATCTGGGGCGACGTCGAACTCGCCTGGCGGCTGCGCGGGACCAACGGCCGCAAGGCCGCGCCCTGGCTCGCCGTCACCGGCACCAACGGCAAGACCACCACCGTACGGATGCTGGCCTCGATCCTCGAAGCGGCCGGCCTGCGCACCGCGGCGGTCGGCAACATCGGCGTATCGCTGCTGGACGCGGTGCTCGGCGAGCAGGAGTACGACGTCCTGGCCGTCGAACTCTCCAGCTACCAGCTGCACTGGGCGCCCTCCCTGCGCGCCCACTCCGCCGCCGTCCTCAACCTCGCCCCGGACCACCTCGACTGGCACGGCTCCATGGAGGCGTACGCCGCCGACAAGGGCCGGGTCTACGAGGGCAACACGGTCGCCTGCGTCTACAACGCGGCCGACCCCGCCACCGAGGAGCTGGTCCGCGAGGCCGACGTCGAGGAGGGCTGCCGGGCCATCGGCTTCACCCTGGGCACCCCCGGTCCCTCGCAGCTCGGCGTGGTCGACGGCATCCTCGTCGACCGGGCCTTCGTGAAGAACCGCCAGAAGCAGGCCCAGGAGCTGGCCGAGGTCTCCGACGTCAACCCGCCGGCGCCGCACAACATCGCCAACGCGCTGGCCGCCGCCGCCCTCGCCCGCGCCTTCGGCGTGGAACCGGCCGCCGTCCGCGACGGGCTGCGCGACTTCCGCCCCGACGCCCACCGCATCGAACACGTCGCGGACATCGCCGAAGTCGCCTACGTCGACGACTCCAAGGCCACCAACACCCACGCCACCGAGGCCTCGCTGGCCGCCTACGACTCCATCGTCTGGATCGCGGGCGGCCTCGCCAAGGGCGCCACCTTCGACGAGCTGGTCACCGGCGCGGCGAAGCGGCTGCGCGGGGTCGTGCTGATGGGCGCCGACCGCGCGCTGATCCACGAAGCCCTGACGCGACACGCCCCCGAAGTCCCGGTGGTCGACCTCGACCGGACCGACACTGGGGCGATGTCCGAGGCGGTGGAGCACGCCGCCCGGCTCGCGCGGCCGGGCGATACGGTACTGCTGGCCCCGGCCTGCGCCTCGATGGACATGTTCACCAACTACAACAAGCGGGGCGAGGCGTTCGCGGACGCGGTCCGCGCACGCGCCGAGACGAGCGCCTGA